In Anopheles gambiae chromosome 2, idAnoGambNW_F1_1, whole genome shotgun sequence, a single window of DNA contains:
- the LOC1273814 gene encoding neurofibromin isoform X5 → MATQKPGEWANSLLARFEEQLPYRTGPHGTQARLSIDETMNCLIQISRYRFSLVISGLTKMLQRVNEIFIILQFQPPACRGHEPERCCYDSLIIILETLERCLSGQSKDTARFEEAMNVKLLLREICQFIDIQNENNQNATSLKALASKVLFALSQNHFGAVFNRISARLQELSTCAEENPDYSDIELIQHIDLDVHRLTKLLTETIQKFKSLKKSAHMILLSSLERALWNWIEFHPKEFEDLQRNPNDELSKCCETFFDILDSYSENKKARAAVWPLQIMLLILSPKVLEEIVNADSGAPCSPRHLKKKHFMEGIKKGLGAHASSKQSTESAAIACVKLCKASTYININDSNNVTFQLVQSVINDLKALLFNPAKPFSRGQGFNFQDIDLMIDCWVSCFRIKPHNNEALKVCLSLNSPPAYHFVIVSSLLKIVTQARLPWWPQIDLVYARSGELRGLFTDTLNKATQGYIAHTPLRMITSLTLKSKDAQSRLTRPDEGPAHKALLLLMVRLIHADPMLLLNSLGKAGHEVQSSTLELINGLVSLVHQPTMPDVAQEAMEALLALHSPDKIEVWNPEAPINTFWDVSSQVLFSISQKLIQHQIANYTDVLKWLREILICRNTFLQRHKDYANVGSQIAICRQAHIKLEVVFFMYLWSVDLDAVMVSLSCFGLLCEEAEIRSGSDELTVGFILPNYHLYQELSHTSATLTSPQNAESRYSFFEHLHGRVTLQRNIMSLLRKIEHCVNGVQPAWEETFRNWEVTSKLLQSYPKGKPEEGQAEVFHRSMGKRRASHQSSEHDLEEQITEWANMTWFLLALGGVCLQKPRNQRQATQGYNLPIGTAGPSLMQSTTSLSSSSSGRGSMHPIMGSLVSSIGPGSSQEVQYCPVTQFIGQLLRLLVCNNEKFGPQIQKHVKELVGQEMSAQLYPILFDQIRSIVEKFFDQQGQVVVTDINTQFIEHTIYIMKSVLDGRQSKDQNDQPANAEHLGVTSIENLMLAIVRYVRHLDMTVHAIHIKTKLCQLVEVMMKRRDDLAFRQEMKFRNKLVEYLTDWVMGTSHQIAPPGSGDVTIITRDLDQACMEAVAALLRGLPLQPEESDRGDLMDAKSALFLKYFTLFMNLLNDCVDGSEADKDTNNPPLLPPRPRVAAGKLTALRNATIQAMSNLLSANIDSGLMHSIDLSYNPDLQTRAAFMEVLTQILQQGTEFDTLAESVMADRFEQLVQLVTMISDKGELPIAMALASVVTTSQMDELARVLVTLFDAKHLLSPLLWNMFYREVEVSDCMQTLFRGNSLGSKIMAFCFKIYGASYLQGLLEPLIRPLLGDEPTSSFEVDPARLEPTEDIEVNRKNLIALTQKVFDAIVNSADRFPPQLRSMCHCLYQVLSKRFPNLLQNNIGAVGTVIFLRFINPAIVSPQELGIVGKQVPTQIKRGLMLMSKILQNIANHVEFSKEQHMLCFNDFLRAHFEAGRRFFIQIASDCETVDQTSHSMSFISDANVLALHRLLWSHQERIGDYLSSSRDHKAVGRRPFDKMATLLAYLGPPEHKPVDSHLLFSSYARWSSIDMSSTNFEEIMVKHQMHEKEEFKTLKSMNIFYQAGTSKAGNPVFYYIARRYKIGETNGDLLIYHVILTLKPFCHSPFEVVIDFTHTCSDNRFRTEFLQKWFYVLPEVAYENLYAAYIYNCNSWVREYTKFHDRILAPLKGCRKLIFLDSPAKLNDVIDPEQQKLPGATLSLDEDLKVFNNALKLSHKDTKVAIKVGPTALQITSAEKTKVLAHSVLLNDVYYASEIEEVCLVDDNQFTLSIANESSQLSFIHNDCDNIVQAIIHIRNRWELSQPDSVTVHQKIRPKDVPGTLLNMALLNLGSSDPNLRTAAYNQLCALTATFDLKIEGQLLETQGLCIPSNNTIFIKSVSETLATNEPHLTLEFLEECIQGFQRSTIELKHLCLEYMTPWLANLVRFCKPSDEGKRQKQVAQILEKLINLTIEQKEMYPSIQAKIWGSIGQIPELIDMVLDNFIHKSVSSGLGSPQVEIMADTAVALASANVQLVAKKVIGRLCRVMDKTCHSPTQYLEQHMMWDDIAILARYLLMLSFNNCLDVARHLPYLFHTVTFLVCTGSLSMRASTHGLVINIIHSLCTCTKPSFSEETQRMLRLSLDEFSLPKFYLLFGISKVKSAAVTAFRSSCRHPNDRWLGNERVSQAPPADRERLALPSLEVITEALLEIMEACMRDIPDCDWLQTWTSLAKSFAFCFNPALQPRALIVFGCISKSVTDQDVKQLLRILVKALESFNDIILLEALVMCLTRLQPLLRPESPIHRALFWVAVSVLQLDESTLYAAGLALLEQNLHTLNSQQLFDNQNIADVMMATREPLEWHFKQLDHAVGLSFKSNFHFALVGHLLKGFRHPTPTTVSRTSRVLTMLLGIVAKPHRRDKFEVTPDSVAYLTALVCFSEEVRSRCHVKHTVPRWPVESGGSGDSASGSSSDPSAPNSAGGGPLTGGSGPSGSSGSGGHSVRRQKSWDMLDQSAIQYARQSHKVQQHQIARMLFKTHRSFSVPTTKERLGKSTRIDNRQKERGSRSSVSNESNVLLDPEVLPDSSTQALVLTVLATLVKYTTDEAETRVLYQYLAEGSIVFPKVFPVIHSLLDQKVNNVLSVSNDQIVLASVQSIIQNMLASEDASQQPLHFLQSCGFGGLWRFAGPFTKYNMMVESSELFVNFLEAMVETCLPVEESTPMPPSPRPYNLSSSLSSLTLGSPTDKESLDHDGFSGSVSSLRRASCSKARTGSKHRFIDSPTHNI, encoded by the exons ATGGCTACACAGAAACCGGGCGAGTGGGCCAACTCACTGTTGGCCCGGTTCGAGGAGCAG CTCCCTTACCGCACCGGTCCCCATGGCACACAGGCGCGGCTCAGCATTGACGAAACGATGAACTGCTTGATACAGATATCGCGCTACCGCTTTTCACTCGTCATTTCCGGCCTGACGAAAATGTTGCAGCGTGTGAACGAGATT TTTATTATCTTACAGTTTCAACCGCCTGCCTGCCGGGGTCACGAGCCGGAACGGTGCTGCTATGATTCGTTGATCATCATCCTAGAGACGCTCGAACGGTGCCTGTCCGGGCAGTCGAAAGATACGGCACGTTTCGAGGAAGCGATGAATGTGAAGCTGCTCCTCAGGGAAATTTGCCAATTTATTG ATATACAGaatgaaaacaatcaaaatgcCACCTCGCTGAAGGCGCTCGCCTCGAAGGTGCTGTTCGCACTGTCCCAGAACCACTTCGGGGCCGTGTTTAACCGCATCTCGGCCCGCCTGCAGGAGCTGAGCACGTGCGCGGAGGAGAATCCCGACTACAGCGACATCGAGCTGATCCAGCACATCGATCTGGACGTGCACCGGCTGACGAAGCTGCTGACGGAGACGATACAGAAGTTTAAGTCGCTGAAAAAGTCCGCCCACATGATCCTGCTCAGCTCGCTGGAGCGCGCGCTCTGGAACTGGATCGAGTTTCACCCGAAGGAGTTCGAGGACCTGCAGCGCAACCCGAACGACGAGCTGAGCAAATGCTGCGAAACGTTCTTCGACATACTGGACTCGTACTCGGAGAACAAGAAGGCCCGGGCCGCCGTGTGGCCGCTGCAGATCATGCTGCTGATACTGAGCCCGAAGGTGCTGGAGGAGATTGTGAACGCCGACTCGGGTGCGCCGTGCTCGCCGCGCCACCTGAAGAAGAAACACTTCATGGAGGGCATCAAGAAGGGGCTGGGGGCGCACGCGTCCTCCAAGCAGTCGACCGAATCGGCCGCGATCGCGTGCGTGAAGCTGTGCAAAGCGTCCACGTACATCAACATCAACGACTCGAACAACGTGACGTTCCAGCTGGTGCAGAGCGTGATAAACGATCTGAAGGCGCTGCTGTTCAACCCGGCGAAACCGTTCTCGCGCGGCCAGGGCTTTAACTTTCAAGACATCGATCTGATGATCGACTGCTGGGTGTCCTGCTTCCGCATCAAGCCGCACAACAACGAGGCGCTGAAGGTGTGCCTGAGTCTCAACTCGCCGCCGGCCTACCACTTTGTTATCGTCAGCTCGCTGCTGAAGATCGTCACCCAGGCGCGGCTACCCTGGTGGCCCCAGATCGACCTGGTGTACGCACGGTCCGGCGAGCTGCGAGGCCTCTTCACCGACACGCTGAACAAAGCGACCCAGGGCTACATCGCCCACACGCCGCTGCGCATGATCACCTCGCTGACGCTCAAATCGAAGGACGCCCAGAGCCGGCTGACCCGCCCGGACGAGGGACCAGCGCACaaggcgctgctgctgctgatggtgcggCTCATCCATGCCGATCCGATGCTACTGCTGAACAGCCTCGGCAAGGCGGGGCACGAGGTGCAAAGCTCGACGCTCGAGCTGATCAACGGGCTCGTCTCGCTCGTGCACCAGCCCACGATGCCGGACGTGGCCCAGGAAGCGATGGAAGCGCTGCTCGCCCTGCACTCGCCCGACAAGATCGAGGTGTGGAATCCCGAGGCGCCGATCAACACGTTCTGGGACGTGAGCTCGCAGGTGCTGTTTTCGATCTCGCAAAAGCTGATCCAGCACCAGATCGCCAACTACACGGACGTGCTCAAGTGGCTGCGCGAGATACTGATCTGCCGCAACACGTTCCTGCAGCGGCACAAGGATTACGCGAACGTTGGCAGCCAGATCGCGATCTGCCGCCAGGCGCACATCAAGCTCGAGGTGGTCTTTTTCATGTACCTGTGGTCGGTCGATCTGGACGCGGTCATGGTGTCGCTGTCGTGCTTCGGGCTGCTGTGCGAGGAGGCGGAAATACGGTCCGGTTCGGACGAGCTTACCGTGGGCTTCATTCTGCCGAACTATCACCTCTACCAGGAGCTGTCGCACACCTCGGCCACGCTAACGTCGCCCCAGAATGCGGAATCGCGGTACAGCTTCTTCGAGCATCTGCACGGGCGTGTGACGCTGCAGCGCAACATCATGTCGCTGCTGCGCAAGATCGAACACTGCGTGAACGGTGTGCAGCCGGCATGGGAGGAAACGTTCCGCAACTGGGAGGTAACGAGCAAGCTGCTCCAGAGCTACCCGAAAGGGAAGCCGGAGGAAGGGCAGGCGGAGGTGTTTCACCGGAGCATGGGCAAACGGCGCGCGAGCCACCAGAGCTCCGAGCACGATCTCGAGGAGCAAATCACCGAGTGGGCCAACATGACCTGGTTCCTGCTGGCGCTCGGCGGTGTCTGCCTGCAGAAGCCTCGCAATCAGCGACAGGCGACGCAAGGCTACAATCTGCCGATCGGAACGGCCGGACCGTCCCTGATGCAATCCACCACCTCGCTGTCCAGCTCGAGCTCGGGGCGCGGCTCGATGCATCCGATCATGGGATCGCTGGTATCGTCGATCGGGCCGGGCAGCAGCCAGGAGGTGCAGTACTGCCCGGTGACCCAGTTCATTGGCCAGCTGTTGCGGCTGCTCGTGTGCAACAACGAAAAGTTCGGCCCGCAGATACAGAAGCACGTGAAGGAGCTGGTCGGGCAGGAAATGTCGGCCCAGCTGTATCCCATCCTGTTCGACCAGATACGCTCGATCGTGGAAAAGTTCTTCGACCAGCAGGGCCAGGTGGTCGTCACGGACATCAACACGCAGTTCATCGAGCACACGATCTACATCATGAAGTCGGTGCTGGACGGGCGGCAAAGCAAGGACCAGAACGACCAGCCGGCGAACGCGGAGCATCTCGGCGTGACGAGCATCGAGAATCTCATGCTAGCGATCGTACGGTACGTGCGCCACCTGGACATGACCGTGCATGCGATCCACATCAAGACCAAGCTCTGCCAGCTGGTGGAGGTGATGATGAAGCGGCGGGACGATCTCGCCTTCCGGCAGGAGATGAAGTTCCGCAACAAGCTGGTGGAGTATCTGACCGACTGGGTGATGGGCACGTCGCACCAGATCGCGCCGCCGGGCTCGGGTGACGTGACGATAATTACGCGCGATCTCGACCAGGCGTGCATGGAGGCGGTGGCGGCCCTGTTGCGCGGTTTGCCCCTCCAGCCGGAGGAATCGGACCGCGGCGATCTGATGGACGCGAAGAGCGCACTGTTTCTGAAGTACTTCACGCTGTTCATGAACCTGCTGAACGACTGCGTGGACGGTTCGGAAGCGGACAAAGACACGAACAATCCGCCGCTGTTGCCGCCCCGGCCGAGAGTAGCGGCCGGGAAGCTGACCGCCCTGCGCAACGCCACCATCCAGGCGATGTCCAACCTGCTGAGCGCGAACATCGACTCGGGCCTGATGCATTCGATCGATCTGAGCTACAACCCCGACCTGCAGACCCGGGCAGCGTTCATGGAGGTGCTGACGCAGATCCTGCAGCAGGGCACCGAGTTCGATACGCTTGCCGAGTCCGTGATGGCCGACCGGTTCGAGCAGCTGGTGCAGCTCGTGACGATGATCAGCGACAAGGGCGAGCTGCCGATCGCGATGGCCCTTGCCTCCGTGGTGACCACCTCCCAGATGGACGAGCTGGCCCGCGTGCTGGTGACACTGTTCGACGCGAAGCATCTGCTATCTCCGCTGCTGTGGAACATGTTCTACCGCGAGGTGGAAGTGTCCGACTGTATGCAGACGCTGTTCCGGGGGAACTCGCTCGGCAGCAAGATAATGGCGTTCTGCTTCAAGATTTACGGCGCGAGCTATCTGCAGGGGCTGCTCGAGCCGCTGATACGTCCACTGCTGGGCGACGAACCGACCAGCAGCTTCGAGGTGGACCCGGCCCGGCTCGAACCGACCGAGGACATTGAGGTGAACCGGAAAAACCTGATCGCCCTCACGCAGAAGGTGTTCGACGCGATCGTCAACTCGGCAGACCGGTTCCCGCCGCAGCTCCGCTCGATGTGCCACTGCCTGTACCAGGTGCTGAGCAAGCGGTTCCCGAACCTGCTGCAGAATAACATCGGCGCGGTCGGCACGGTGATCTTTCTGCGCTTCATCAACCCGGCGATCGTGTCGCCCCAGGAGCTGGGCATCGTCGGCAAGCAGGTACCGACGCAGATCAAGCGCGGCCTGATGCTGATGTCGAAAATACTGCAAAACATCGCCAACCACGTGGAGTTCTCGAAGGAGCAGCACATGCTGTGCTTTAACGATTTTCTGCGCGCCCACTTCGAGGCGGGCCGGCGCTTCTTCATACAGATCGCTTCCGACTGCGAGACGGTCGACCAGACGTCGCACAGCATGAGCTTCATCTCGGACGCGAACGTGCTGGCGCTGCACCGGTTGCTGTGGTCGCACCAGGAGCGCATCGGCGACTACCTGTCCAGCAGCCGGGACCACAAGGCGGTCGGGCGGCGCCCGTTCGACAAGATGGCCACGCTGCTCGCGTACCTCGGGCCGCCCGAGCACAAGCCGGTCGACTCGCATCTGCTCTTCTCGTCCTACGCCCGCTGGAGCTCGATCGACATGTCGTCGACCAACTTCGAGGAGATCATGGTGAAGCACCAGATGCACGAGAAGGAGGAGTTCAAGACGCTGAAATCGATGAACATCTTCTACCAGGCCGGCACGAGCAAGGCGGGCAATCCGGTGTTCTACTACATCGCGCGCCGCTACAAGATCGGCGAAACGAACGGCGACCTGCTGATCTACCACGTGATCCTGACGCTCAAACCGTTCTGCCACTCGCCGTTCGAGGTGGTGATCGACTTCACGCACACCTGCTCGGACAACCGCTTCCGGACGGAGTTTCTGCAGAAGTGGTTCTACGTGCTGCCGGAGGTCGCGTACGAGAATCTGTACGCCGCGTACATCTACAACTGCAACTCGTGGGTGCGCGAGTACACCAAGTTTCACGATCGCATACTGGCCCCGCTCAAGGGCTGCCGGAAGCTGATCTTTCTCGACTCGCCAGCCAAGCTGAACGACGTGATCGACCCGGAGCAGCAGAAGCTGCCCGGCGCGACCCTCTCGCTCGACGAAGATCTGAAGGTGTTCAACAACGCGCTCAAGCTGAGCCACAAGGACACGAAGGTGGCGATCAAGGTGGGGCCGACCGCGCTCCAGATTACGTCCGCCGAGAAGACGAAGGTGCTGGCCCACTCGGTGCTGCTGAACGACGTGTACTACGCGTCGGAAATCGAGGAGGTGTGCCTGGTGGACGACAACCAGTTCACGCTGTCGATCGCCAACGAAAGCTCGCAGCTCAGCTTCATCCACAACGACTGCGACAACATCGTGCAGGCGATCATACACATCCGCAACCGGTGGGAGCTGAGCCAGCCCGACTCGGTCACCGTGCATCAGAAGATCCGGCCGAAGGATGTGCCGGGCACGCTGCTCAACATGGCCCTGCTGAACCTAGGCTCGTCCGATCCGAACCTGCGCACGGCCGCGTACAACCAGCTGTGCGCCCTGACCGCGACCTTCGATCTGAAGATCGAGGGCCAGCTGCTCGAAACGCAGGGCCTCTGCATCCCGTCGAACAACACGATCTTCATCAAGTCGGTGAGCGAAACGTTGGCCACGAACGAGCCGCACCTGACGCTGGAGTTTCTCGAGGAGTGCATCCAGGGCTTTCAGCGCAGCACGATCGAGCTGAAGCATCTGTGTCTCGAGTACATGACGCCCTGGCTGGCGAATCTGGTACGGTTCTGCAAACCGTCCGACGAGGGCAAGCGGCAAAAGCAGGTAGCGCAGATCCTCGAGAAGCTGATCAATCTCACGATCGAGCAGAAGGAGATGTATCCCTCGATACAGGCCAAAATCTGGGGCTCGATCGGCCAGATACCGGAGCTGATCGATATGGTGCTGGACAACTTCATCCACAAGTCGGTCAGCTCCGGGCTCGGTTCGCCGCAGGTCGAGATAATGGCCGACACGGCGGTCGCGCTCGCCTCCGCCAACGTGCAGCTCGTGGCGAAGAAGGTGATCGGGCGGCTGTGCCGCGTGATGGACAAAACCTGCCACTCGCCGACGCAGTACCTCGAGCAGCACATGATGTGGGACGACATTGCGATACTCGCGCGCTATCTGCTGATGCTGTCGTTCAACAACTGTCTCGACGTGGCCCGCCATCTGCCGTACCTCTTCCACACGGTGACGTTTCTCGTGTGCACCGGCTCGCTGTCGATGCGCGCCTCGACCCACGGGCTCGTGATCAACATCATCCACTCGCTGTGTACCTGCACCAAGCCGTCCTTCTCGGAGGAAACCCAGCGCATGCTGCGCCTGTCGCTGGACGAGTTCTCCCTGCCCAAGTTCTATCTGCTGTTCGGCATCAGCAAGGTGAAGTCGGCCGCCGTCACGGCGTTCCGTTCCTCCTGCCGCCATCCGAACGACCGCTGGTTGGGCAACGAGCGTGTGTCGCAGGCACCACCAGCCGATCGCGAGCGACTGGCGCTGCCCTCGCTCGAGGTGATCACCGAGGCGCTGCTGGAAATCATGGAAGCCTGCATGCGCGACATTCCCGACTGCGACTGGCTGCAGACGTGGACGTCGCTAGCGAAAAGCTTCGCCTTCTGCTTCAATCCCGCCCTGCAGCCCCGGGCACTGATCGTGTTCGGCTGCATCTCGAAAAGCGTCACCGATCAGGACGTGAAGCAGCTGCTGCGCATCCTGGTGAAAGCGCTGGAATCGTTCAACGATATCATACTGCTCGAGGCGTTGGTAATGTGTCTGACCCGGCTGCAACCGCTGCTCCGGCCGGAATCGCCCATCCACCGGGCATTGTTTTGGGTGGCGGTAAGCGTCCTGCAGCTCGACGAATCGACCCTGTACGCGGCCGGTTTGGCACTGCTCGAGCAGAACCTGCACACGCTCAACTCGCAACAGCTGTTCGACAACCAGAACATTGCCGACGTGATGATGGCGACGCGGGAACCGCTCGAGTGGCACTTCAAGCAGCTCGACCATGCCGTCGGCCTGTCGTTCAAGTCGAACTTTCACTTCGCGCTGGTAGGGCATTTGCTGAAGGGCTTTCGGCACCCGACGCCAACCACCGTGTCGCGCACGTCCCGCGTACTGACGATGCTGCTCGGGATCGTTGCGAAACCGCACCGGCGGGACAAGTTCGAGGTAACGCCGGACAGTGTCGCCTATCTGACCG CGCTCGTTTGCTTCTCGGAGGAGGTACGCTCACGCTGCCACGTCAAACACACCGTACCGCGATGGCCCGTAGAGTCGGGCGGTTCGGGCGATTCGGCCAGTGGTAGCAGTAGTGATCCGTCGGCACCAAACTCGGCCGGCGGTGGCCCACTAACGGGTGGATCGGGCCCTAGCGGCTCCAGCGGCTCCGGTGGCCATAGTGTGCGCCGTCAAAAGTCCTGGGATATGTTGGACCAGTCCGCTATCCAGTACGCACGCCAGTCGCACAAAGTACAGCAGCACCAG